A single genomic interval of Flavihumibacter rivuli harbors:
- a CDS encoding tetratricopeptide repeat protein, whose protein sequence is MLRILVYIGLLLLPVLAGAQDVQQLLKEAAALEASMRDAEAFVKYQQVVKAQPTNLQALCKCSELSSKLGHRQKEHNTQVTYYEVAFKYADLALKVNPSSTDANFVMALAMGRMALVSAGRKQVEAVNDIKKYAERTIKYGPNDFRGYHVLGKWYYEITNLGSFKRTAVKVFYGGFPSASYEEAIKCYEKSMALNPDFNLNYLELAKVYHKTGRNDKARELLHKLQAMPHRMEDDKRIKDEGAKLLASLQ, encoded by the coding sequence TTGTTGAGAATATTGGTATACATAGGGCTATTGTTGTTGCCGGTTTTGGCTGGTGCCCAGGATGTGCAGCAATTGCTGAAAGAGGCTGCTGCGCTGGAAGCCAGTATGCGCGATGCCGAAGCATTCGTTAAGTACCAGCAGGTAGTCAAGGCCCAGCCTACCAACCTACAGGCATTATGCAAGTGCAGCGAATTGAGCAGTAAATTGGGACACCGTCAAAAGGAGCACAATACGCAGGTCACATATTATGAAGTAGCATTTAAGTATGCTGACCTGGCATTGAAAGTGAACCCAAGTTCTACTGATGCCAATTTTGTAATGGCACTGGCCATGGGAAGGATGGCCTTGGTGTCTGCCGGCCGTAAACAGGTCGAAGCGGTTAATGATATCAAGAAGTACGCGGAAAGGACCATTAAGTATGGTCCCAATGATTTCAGGGGTTATCATGTACTTGGAAAATGGTATTACGAGATCACCAACCTGGGTAGCTTCAAAAGAACGGCAGTAAAGGTCTTTTATGGGGGGTTCCCTTCTGCATCCTACGAAGAAGCGATCAAGTGCTATGAAAAAAGCATGGCCCTGAATCCTGATTTCAACCTCAATTACCTTGAGCTGGCCAAGGTGTATCATAAAACAGGCCGCAACGACAAGGCAAGGGAGTTGCTCCATAAGCTCCAGGCCATGCCCCATCGCATGGAAGATGATAAGCGTATTAAAGATGAAGGGGCGAAACTACTGGCGTCCCTGCAATAG
- the folB gene encoding dihydroneopterin aldolase, with amino-acid sequence MLTVHLKDVIIHAYHGLYEGEERTGNNFEVNLSVSYEAKKGKLDDLKHLISYEDLFRIVQKRMNTPTPLLEELADGIICKIHQEYSQVQKVEISIFKLQAPITGMQGKVGITLVRKF; translated from the coding sequence ATGCTGACCGTACATTTAAAAGACGTTATCATTCATGCCTACCATGGCCTGTATGAAGGGGAAGAAAGGACCGGTAACAATTTCGAGGTGAACCTCAGCGTTTCTTATGAAGCGAAGAAAGGTAAGTTGGATGACCTGAAACACCTGATCAGTTATGAAGACCTGTTCAGGATTGTGCAGAAAAGAATGAATACCCCAACCCCCTTACTGGAGGAACTCGCTGATGGCATCATCTGTAAGATCCACCAGGAATATTCACAGGTGCAAAAGGTAGAGATCAGTATATTCAAACTGCAGGCGCCTATTACCGGTATGCAGGGAAAGGTTGGCATAACCCTTGTTCGCAAATTTTAA
- a CDS encoding sigma-70 family RNA polymerase sigma factor: protein MRQLKIATQITNRDSQAVEKYLQEISKISMITPEEETILAQRIKMGDQKALDKLVQANLRFVVSVAKQYQHQGLSLSDLINEGNLGLIKAAQRFDETKGFKFISYAVWWIRQSILQALAEQGRLVRLPQNKIGTYNKANKAYMAFEQEHEREPSTEELAEILEMSETEINNIFQSNTRHTSLDAPVHEAEDVAMGDLLEGSDDTDEDVMQDSLRNEIRRVLKSLSPREAEIVNAYFGLDGENGVTIEQIGQKYDLTKERIRQIKERAIKRLQKARYSNALKAYLG from the coding sequence ATGAGGCAGCTAAAAATTGCTACACAGATTACCAACCGTGATTCCCAAGCGGTTGAGAAGTATCTCCAGGAAATTTCCAAGATCTCGATGATCACTCCCGAAGAGGAGACCATTTTGGCGCAGCGCATCAAAATGGGTGACCAAAAGGCCTTGGATAAGTTGGTTCAGGCCAACCTCCGATTCGTTGTATCTGTGGCCAAGCAATACCAGCACCAGGGTTTGTCGCTCAGCGACCTGATCAATGAGGGTAACCTGGGTCTGATCAAGGCTGCCCAGCGTTTCGATGAGACCAAGGGTTTTAAATTCATCTCATATGCCGTATGGTGGATCCGTCAGTCGATCCTCCAGGCTTTGGCTGAACAGGGACGCCTGGTTCGCCTGCCCCAGAACAAAATCGGAACCTATAACAAAGCCAATAAGGCATATATGGCTTTCGAACAGGAGCATGAGCGTGAGCCATCTACTGAGGAACTGGCAGAGATCCTCGAAATGAGCGAAACTGAGATCAATAATATATTCCAGAGCAATACCCGTCACACTTCCCTGGATGCGCCTGTGCATGAGGCAGAAGATGTTGCCATGGGTGACCTGCTGGAAGGAAGTGATGATACCGATGAGGACGTAATGCAGGATTCCCTCCGCAACGAAATCCGTCGCGTATTGAAATCCCTGAGTCCACGTGAAGCTGAGATCGTGAATGCTTATTTCGGCCTCGATGGCGAAAATGGCGTGACCATTGAGCAGATCGGCCAGAAGTATGACCTGACCAAGGAGCGTATCCGCCAGATCAAGGAAAGGGCGATCAAGCGCCTGCAGAAAGCCCGTTACAGCAACGCGCTGAAAGCATATCTCGGATAA
- a CDS encoding bifunctional riboflavin kinase/FAD synthetase, translated as MPPLFMQVHRNIEQLPAFRRAVVTIGTFDGVHRGHMQILDQLKAEAARIGGETLIITFHPHPRRIVGMAPEPVQLLNSLPEKIRLLEAAGIDHLVVVPFTNEFALQSAREYVEDFLVKRFTPHTIIIGYDHRFGKNREGDFHLLEDYASKGSFSLIEIPAHMLEASTVSSTRIRQALLQGDVELASTLLGYPYFFEGTVVKGNQLGRTIGYPTANLLITDNEKLIPANGVYAVTVQLTDANGKEYSKNFLKGMMNIGVRPTVDGLNRVIEVNIFHFNADIYGHTLSVTLHHRLRAEKKFDGLEALKAQLALDKESAMTSLGNA; from the coding sequence TTGCCCCCACTTTTCATGCAAGTCCATCGCAACATAGAACAATTGCCTGCTTTCCGGAGGGCTGTAGTGACCATCGGCACTTTTGACGGGGTGCACCGCGGACACATGCAGATCCTGGATCAACTGAAGGCCGAAGCCGCCAGGATCGGAGGGGAAACCCTGATCATCACCTTCCATCCCCATCCACGGAGGATCGTGGGAATGGCACCCGAGCCGGTTCAATTGCTGAATAGCCTACCCGAGAAGATCCGGTTGCTGGAAGCTGCCGGGATCGACCACCTTGTAGTAGTGCCCTTCACCAATGAATTTGCCCTGCAATCCGCCCGGGAATATGTAGAAGACTTCCTGGTGAAAAGGTTCACCCCGCATACCATCATCATTGGCTATGACCATCGCTTTGGGAAGAACCGCGAGGGGGATTTCCACCTCTTGGAAGACTATGCATCAAAAGGCAGCTTTTCCCTGATCGAGATCCCGGCCCATATGCTGGAAGCTTCTACGGTCAGTTCAACGCGAATCCGCCAGGCCCTGCTGCAGGGTGATGTGGAACTCGCTTCCACCCTGCTGGGTTACCCTTATTTCTTTGAGGGCACTGTGGTAAAAGGAAACCAATTGGGTCGGACCATTGGCTACCCAACAGCAAACCTGCTGATTACTGACAATGAAAAACTGATCCCTGCAAATGGTGTTTATGCGGTCACCGTTCAATTGACCGATGCTAACGGAAAAGAATATTCGAAGAATTTTCTGAAGGGCATGATGAATATCGGTGTGCGCCCGACGGTAGATGGTTTGAACCGGGTAATTGAGGTGAATATCTTCCATTTCAATGCCGACATCTATGGACATACCCTGTCGGTTACCCTGCACCACAGGTTGCGTGCAGAAAAGAAATTCGACGGACTGGAGGCATTAAAGGCCCAGCTGGCCCTCGACAAGGAGTCAGCCATGACCAGCCTTGGTAATGCTTAA
- the bioD gene encoding dethiobiotin synthase, which produces MQRPIFITGIGTGVGKTMAAAVLAEALEADYWKPVQAGEEDGTDRQWVGDRLSNSRSVIHPEAYKLKLPASPHIAAREEGISIRVEDIVSRCPVTPNRLIIEGAGGLLVPINGKAFIADLILALNARVVLVSRNYLGSINHSLLTAEACKTRGIEVAGWIFNDQYMDYEKEIVNWTGIPSLGSIPFSQHPDKSFVQQQAAAIKPFLSQL; this is translated from the coding sequence ATGCAAAGACCAATATTTATCACCGGCATAGGTACCGGTGTGGGCAAAACCATGGCAGCGGCTGTCCTGGCGGAAGCCCTCGAAGCCGATTACTGGAAACCTGTACAGGCAGGAGAGGAGGATGGTACAGACCGTCAATGGGTGGGTGACAGGCTCAGCAATAGTAGGTCGGTCATCCATCCCGAAGCTTACAAATTAAAACTACCGGCATCTCCGCATATTGCTGCCCGTGAGGAAGGCATCAGCATCAGGGTGGAGGATATCGTTTCCCGCTGTCCTGTTACCCCTAACAGGTTGATCATTGAAGGAGCAGGCGGATTGCTGGTCCCCATAAACGGGAAGGCATTCATTGCAGACCTCATACTGGCCCTGAATGCAAGGGTTGTATTGGTGAGCCGCAATTACCTGGGTAGCATCAACCATTCCCTGCTGACGGCAGAGGCTTGTAAAACAAGGGGTATTGAAGTGGCAGGCTGGATCTTCAATGACCAATATATGGACTATGAAAAGGAGATCGTGAATTGGACAGGGATACCTTCATTGGGATCCATCCCCTTCAGCCAGCACCCGGATAAATCATTTGTTCAGCAGCAGGCAGCAGCAATTAAACCATTTTTGTCGCAGTTATGA
- the holA gene encoding DNA polymerase III subunit delta, producing MSVEKILGDWKKKQFKPVYWLEGEEDYYIDKLMQTAEHDLLTEAEAGFNLTVFYGREANWADVVNACMRYPMFAERQVVLLKEAQQMKDIDKLEGYINNPLSSTVFVVGHKEKKLDGRSKLAKILKEKGEVLSTKKMYDNQLPDWTEKLVASKGLSISQKALHLLVDHIGNDLSRIDNEIDKLSLNLGSRKNITEDDIEEYVGVSKEYNVFELQDALARKDLPKAIRIIQYFEGNPKAAPIQMVLPALYNFFSKVFQVFGVQARDEKMIASTLGVNPFFVKDYLGAANRYQYEGVERVMLLLHEYNLRSIGIRDSGTPDGSLMKELVVKMMA from the coding sequence ATGTCGGTAGAAAAAATCCTGGGTGATTGGAAAAAGAAGCAGTTCAAACCGGTTTATTGGCTGGAGGGTGAGGAGGATTACTATATAGATAAGCTGATGCAAACAGCGGAACATGACCTGCTGACCGAAGCGGAAGCCGGATTCAACCTGACTGTTTTCTATGGAAGGGAGGCCAACTGGGCCGATGTGGTGAATGCCTGCATGCGTTATCCCATGTTCGCAGAACGCCAGGTGGTATTGCTGAAAGAGGCGCAGCAGATGAAGGATATTGATAAACTTGAAGGGTATATCAATAATCCCCTTTCTTCCACTGTTTTTGTAGTGGGTCACAAGGAAAAGAAACTCGATGGCCGCAGTAAACTTGCCAAGATCCTGAAGGAAAAGGGGGAAGTACTGAGCACCAAGAAAATGTATGATAACCAGCTGCCGGACTGGACGGAAAAGCTGGTCGCCTCGAAGGGCCTGTCCATTAGCCAGAAAGCCCTGCACCTGCTGGTTGACCATATTGGCAACGACTTGAGCAGGATCGATAACGAGATCGATAAGCTGTCATTGAACCTCGGCTCACGGAAAAACATAACCGAAGATGACATTGAAGAATATGTTGGTGTAAGCAAGGAATACAATGTATTTGAATTGCAGGATGCGCTGGCTCGTAAGGACCTGCCCAAGGCCATTCGCATCATCCAGTATTTTGAAGGCAACCCCAAGGCCGCACCCATCCAGATGGTCCTGCCAGCCCTTTATAATTTCTTCAGTAAGGTTTTCCAGGTCTTTGGCGTACAAGCCAGGGATGAGAAAATGATCGCCAGCACATTGGGGGTAAACCCCTTTTTCGTTAAGGATTATTTAGGTGCTGCCAACCGCTACCAGTATGAAGGAGTTGAAAGGGTAATGTTGTTGCTGCATGAATACAACCTGCGCAGCATCGGTATCCGTGACTCGGGAACCCCTGATGGCAGCCTGATGAAGGAACTAGTGGTGAAGATGATGGCCTAG
- the trxB gene encoding thioredoxin-disulfide reductase codes for MEQSNAEHVHCLIIGSGPAGYTAAIYASRANLKPVLYQGIQPGGQLTITTEVENYPGYPEGIQGPEMMVHFEKQAVRMGADIRYGLATKVDFSARPFKVWIDEEKMMTADAVIIATGASAKWLGLESEQRLNGFGVSACAVCDGFFFRGKEVAIVGAGDTACEEALYLSKLCTTVHMIVRKGEDGMKASKVMQDRVKATPNIRIYWNSETEEVVGENKVTAVKIKNNQTNEVTEVPVSGFFVAIGHQPNSDIFKDWLDMDEAGYIKTIPGTSKTNIEGVFAAGDVQDKIYRQAVTAAGSGCMAALDAERFLSAAGHV; via the coding sequence ATGGAGCAATCAAACGCAGAACACGTACACTGTCTGATCATAGGTTCAGGTCCTGCAGGCTATACTGCAGCAATATACGCTTCCCGCGCCAACCTTAAGCCGGTACTCTACCAGGGTATCCAACCAGGGGGACAACTTACCATTACTACAGAAGTGGAGAACTATCCGGGGTATCCTGAAGGCATCCAAGGACCGGAAATGATGGTACATTTTGAAAAGCAGGCTGTCCGCATGGGAGCAGATATCAGGTACGGACTGGCAACCAAGGTAGACTTCTCTGCAAGGCCTTTCAAAGTTTGGATCGATGAGGAGAAAATGATGACTGCTGATGCGGTGATCATTGCCACCGGGGCATCCGCCAAATGGCTGGGCCTGGAAAGCGAACAGCGATTGAATGGTTTTGGGGTGAGCGCCTGTGCCGTATGTGATGGGTTCTTCTTCCGCGGTAAGGAAGTAGCCATTGTTGGTGCGGGCGATACAGCCTGTGAAGAAGCACTTTACCTTTCTAAGCTTTGTACGACCGTGCACATGATCGTACGCAAGGGCGAAGATGGTATGAAGGCATCCAAGGTAATGCAGGACAGGGTGAAAGCTACCCCCAATATCAGGATCTACTGGAACAGCGAAACAGAGGAAGTGGTAGGGGAGAATAAGGTAACCGCTGTTAAGATCAAGAACAACCAGACCAATGAAGTAACAGAAGTTCCGGTAAGCGGATTCTTTGTTGCCATTGGCCACCAGCCCAATTCAGATATCTTCAAGGACTGGCTGGATATGGATGAAGCCGGTTATATCAAGACCATACCCGGTACCTCTAAGACCAATATCGAAGGGGTATTTGCGGCAGGTGATGTTCAGGATAAGATCTATCGCCAGGCTGTTACGGCCGCGGGCAGTGGTTGTATGGCAGCACTTGATGCAGAACGATTCCTTTCTGCAGCCGGGCATGTATAA
- a CDS encoding DUF4249 domain-containing protein: protein MYLRNLWLIVVASIGLLSCEKDIDFDLEEQAPKLVVEASIENGQAPVVVLSKSFDYFSQIDSADLAASFVRNAVIRVSNGSITHQLKEYAIPSPFGTFYYYSNDTTVSSPSFKGEEGKSYTMEIQVDGQRYTGNTTIPLLTKTIDSLWWKPSPNNPDTNLVVLMARVNDPKGFGNYIRFFTSTNGGNFFPGLNSVFDDQIVDGTIYDIEVEQGVDRNQEIDFETYSFFHRGDTVTVKFTNIDKATYDFWRTMEYNYGSIGNPFSSPTRVLGNISNGALGYFGGYAVQYRSLVIPK from the coding sequence ATGTACTTGCGGAATCTATGGCTCATTGTAGTTGCCAGTATTGGCCTTCTTTCCTGCGAAAAGGATATTGACTTTGACCTGGAAGAACAGGCCCCCAAACTGGTCGTAGAGGCTTCTATTGAGAATGGGCAGGCTCCAGTTGTTGTCCTTTCCAAAAGCTTTGATTATTTCAGCCAGATCGATTCGGCCGACCTGGCGGCTTCCTTTGTCCGCAATGCCGTGATCCGGGTATCCAATGGTTCCATTACCCACCAGTTAAAGGAGTATGCCATTCCTTCCCCTTTCGGGACCTTCTATTACTATTCCAATGATACAACCGTTTCTTCCCCATCCTTTAAAGGGGAGGAAGGAAAGTCGTACACCATGGAGATCCAGGTGGACGGGCAGCGCTACACCGGCAACACAACCATTCCGCTGCTTACCAAGACCATCGATTCCCTTTGGTGGAAGCCATCCCCTAATAACCCCGATACCAACCTGGTAGTGTTGATGGCGAGAGTGAATGACCCCAAGGGTTTCGGGAACTATATCCGTTTCTTCACCAGCACCAATGGCGGGAATTTCTTTCCCGGCCTGAATTCTGTCTTTGATGACCAGATCGTTGATGGAACCATTTATGATATTGAGGTGGAGCAGGGGGTGGACAGGAACCAGGAGATCGATTTTGAGACCTATTCCTTCTTCCACAGGGGTGATACCGTTACCGTTAAATTCACCAATATCGATAAGGCTACTTACGACTTCTGGCGGACAATGGAATACAATTATGGCAGTATAGGAAATCCCTTTTCTTCGCCAACAAGGGTTCTAGGGAATATCAGCAATGGTGCCCTGGGCTATTTTGGTGGCTATGCAGTTCAATACCGCTCCCTGGTTATCCCCAAATAA
- a CDS encoding DUF3822 family protein, whose protein sequence is MGRLGSLHENAVLLQENMSQIHLRYDIGLGPVEDPANSQLLIQVQENSLHSIVADAEGQPLHFQSIQLVKDPEGENPLVEWFSAKKEWMQQWKKVTIVHWAPEATLVPAALWREEDAGELLDLQFGDLFKGIVMADHVPVEEAYTVYRVSKHHRKAVESSGGNLHQCHLFTPWLSYIQRQPKADAGNLYLYFESGQFALAVWKDQLQYIAIIEYNVPEDVSYYLLKACGQAGLSQQEVVLQVDGWIDTGSSLYQELRKYFIHVNTGRLPEGMELNGEALKDTPVHFFTPLIQMMSCVS, encoded by the coding sequence ATGGGCAGATTGGGCAGCCTCCATGAAAATGCTGTATTATTGCAGGAGAACATGAGCCAGATTCATTTACGTTACGATATAGGGCTTGGCCCGGTTGAGGACCCTGCCAACAGCCAATTGCTGATCCAGGTCCAGGAGAACAGTTTGCATTCCATTGTTGCGGATGCAGAAGGGCAGCCATTGCATTTTCAATCCATCCAGTTAGTAAAGGATCCGGAAGGGGAGAACCCCCTTGTGGAATGGTTTAGCGCCAAAAAGGAATGGATGCAGCAATGGAAGAAGGTAACCATTGTGCATTGGGCTCCGGAAGCTACCCTGGTGCCAGCGGCCCTTTGGCGGGAAGAGGATGCAGGTGAATTGCTGGACCTCCAGTTTGGGGACCTGTTCAAAGGAATTGTAATGGCTGATCATGTCCCTGTTGAGGAAGCCTACACCGTTTACAGGGTCAGTAAACATCACCGTAAAGCAGTGGAGTCTTCTGGCGGCAACCTTCATCAATGCCATCTTTTCACTCCGTGGTTGAGCTATATCCAGCGCCAGCCCAAAGCTGATGCTGGTAACCTATACCTTTATTTTGAGTCCGGCCAGTTTGCCCTTGCAGTATGGAAGGACCAGTTACAATACATTGCCATCATAGAGTATAACGTACCGGAGGATGTAAGTTATTACCTCCTGAAAGCCTGCGGCCAGGCTGGTCTTTCCCAGCAGGAAGTTGTGTTACAGGTTGATGGCTGGATCGATACGGGCTCTTCCCTTTACCAGGAGCTCCGGAAGTATTTTATCCATGTCAATACCGGCAGGTTGCCTGAAGGGATGGAACTGAATGGGGAAGCCCTGAAGGATACGCCGGTCCATTTCTTCACCCCCCTTATTCAAATGATGTCATGCGTATCATAA
- a CDS encoding MATE family efflux transporter — MSTANSTATDLKVNISNRQILSIALPISFAIFVPQVNFVTNNVFLGGLGEDSLAAAGITGVYYLIFAVIGYGLNNGLQALISRRAGQDKVEEIGKLFAQGVFLSLTFAAFGILLTYLVATPVLQRSLHSPELTQKAVSFLHIRIWGLPFLYLYQMRNALLVGTNQSKYLVWGTLAETLGNIFFDYGLIYGKFGMPEIGFNGAAYASIIAEFLGMFVVFAVIQWKGISKQLGLARHFRWNKENARLVLVQSSPLIFQYAISIISWEFFYILIEHHGKRDLAISNTMRNIFGLFGVFTWAFASTSNTMVSNIIGQGMKERVEELIGKIVKLSLSISILLCIFLNLFPALFLSFYGQGEEFVRAAVPVIRIISLALLLMSFATIWLNGVTGTGNTKVNLVIEIVAIVAYTIYAYVVLEVMKLPITYGWMSEWLYWIILFSLSYAYIRSGKWKKKEI, encoded by the coding sequence ATGTCAACCGCCAATAGCACAGCTACAGACCTGAAAGTTAACATCAGTAACAGGCAGATCCTGTCCATTGCCCTGCCGATCAGCTTCGCCATTTTCGTTCCCCAGGTCAATTTTGTAACGAATAATGTTTTCCTTGGAGGACTGGGGGAAGATTCGCTGGCAGCAGCCGGAATTACAGGGGTTTACTACCTCATCTTCGCCGTGATCGGTTACGGGCTGAACAATGGCTTGCAGGCCCTGATCTCCCGACGTGCCGGCCAGGACAAAGTGGAAGAGATCGGTAAGCTATTCGCACAGGGGGTCTTCCTCTCCCTGACCTTCGCTGCTTTTGGCATCCTGCTCACCTACCTGGTGGCTACGCCGGTATTACAGCGGTCCCTGCATTCACCGGAACTTACGCAGAAGGCCGTCAGTTTCCTGCATATCCGGATCTGGGGCCTACCCTTCCTGTATCTCTACCAGATGCGCAATGCATTACTGGTAGGAACCAACCAAAGCAAGTACCTCGTTTGGGGGACCCTGGCTGAAACCCTTGGCAATATTTTCTTCGACTATGGATTGATCTACGGGAAATTCGGGATGCCGGAGATCGGCTTCAACGGTGCCGCCTATGCGTCGATCATTGCGGAATTCCTGGGTATGTTCGTGGTCTTCGCGGTGATCCAATGGAAGGGGATCAGTAAACAGCTGGGACTGGCCAGGCATTTCAGGTGGAATAAGGAAAATGCCCGGTTGGTCCTGGTACAATCTTCCCCCCTGATTTTCCAATATGCGATCAGCATCATCAGTTGGGAGTTCTTCTATATTCTTATCGAACACCATGGCAAGCGCGACCTGGCCATTTCCAATACGATGCGAAATATTTTCGGACTTTTCGGGGTGTTTACCTGGGCTTTCGCTTCCACCTCCAATACCATGGTGAGCAATATCATAGGCCAGGGCATGAAAGAAAGGGTGGAGGAATTGATCGGGAAGATCGTGAAGCTCAGCCTTTCCATTTCCATCCTGCTTTGTATTTTCCTTAATCTCTTTCCTGCCTTATTCCTTTCCTTTTATGGACAGGGGGAAGAATTTGTTCGTGCAGCCGTTCCCGTTATACGAATTATTTCCCTTGCCCTTCTATTGATGTCCTTTGCTACCATCTGGCTCAATGGCGTGACCGGTACGGGAAATACCAAGGTCAACCTTGTCATAGAGATAGTGGCAATTGTCGCTTATACGATCTATGCTTATGTAGTGCTGGAAGTGATGAAACTCCCCATCACCTATGGCTGGATGAGCGAATGGTTATACTGGATCATACTTTTCTCCCTTTCCTATGCATACATCAGAAGCGGCAAATGGAAAAAGAAAGAGATCTGA
- a CDS encoding RsmD family RNA methyltransferase has protein sequence MRIISGKLGGRKVNPPAKMPYTRPTTDIAKEGLFNILQNNLEFEGIKTLDLFGGTGSISYELASRGAADQTIVEKDPSMYSFIKKTAAEFGLDHLKVVKMDVFKFIETCNDQYDLIFAGPPYALEAIDDIPRKIVQHQLLKPNGWFVLEHTPRNHYQGFEKFVSERNYGTTVFSFFINR, from the coding sequence ATGCGTATCATAAGCGGAAAGTTGGGCGGAAGGAAAGTGAATCCACCGGCGAAGATGCCTTATACCCGCCCAACGACTGATATTGCGAAAGAAGGCCTCTTCAATATTTTGCAGAATAACCTCGAGTTCGAAGGCATCAAGACCCTAGACCTCTTCGGGGGAACAGGAAGTATCAGCTATGAACTGGCCTCCAGGGGAGCTGCAGACCAGACCATTGTAGAGAAGGATCCTTCCATGTATTCTTTCATAAAGAAGACCGCGGCAGAGTTTGGCCTTGACCACCTTAAAGTGGTAAAGATGGATGTCTTCAAGTTCATAGAAACCTGTAATGACCAGTATGATCTCATCTTTGCAGGACCACCCTATGCCCTGGAAGCTATTGATGATATTCCCAGGAAGATCGTACAGCACCAGCTGTTAAAACCCAATGGCTGGTTTGTACTGGAACATACCCCAAGGAACCACTACCAGGGTTTCGAGAAATTTGTTTCAGAAAGGAACTATGGCACTACCGTGTTTTCTTTCTTTATCAATCGTTAA
- a CDS encoding AIR synthase related protein: MSLYSQRGVSAQKEEVHKATEKLDQGLYANAFCKIYPDYLGGDANWVNLMHADGAGTKSILAYLYWKETGDNSVWKGIAQDAIVMNIDDLLCVGIHDNLLFSSTIDRNKRMVPGEVLEAIISGTQEFFDEMKGYGVNIHYLGGETADVGDVVRTIAVNGTMTARWPKNKLVTNDKIGVGDVIVGFASFGQAVYEKAYNSGLGSNGLTSARHDALHKSYGQGFPESYDTGLDDKVVYIGPHKMTDPIEVEGFGAIDMGHLLLSPTRTYAPLMKVLLQEYFDDIHGLVHASGGGQTKCLKYLPGKFKIIKDNLFQPPVIFNLLKAASGSDWREMYQVFNMGQRLEVFTSAEKAEKLIEAGKALGIEGRVIGRVEAGEKKELVLTAADGSVVTY; encoded by the coding sequence ATGAGTCTCTATTCCCAGCGCGGCGTTTCAGCTCAGAAAGAAGAAGTTCACAAGGCTACAGAAAAACTGGACCAGGGTTTATATGCCAATGCTTTTTGTAAGATATACCCCGATTACCTTGGTGGGGATGCCAACTGGGTAAACCTGATGCATGCCGATGGTGCCGGTACCAAGAGTATCCTGGCCTACCTCTATTGGAAGGAGACCGGGGATAACTCTGTTTGGAAAGGTATCGCCCAGGATGCCATTGTCATGAATATCGATGACCTGCTTTGCGTGGGCATTCATGATAACCTGCTATTCTCCTCTACCATTGACCGTAACAAGCGAATGGTGCCTGGCGAAGTACTGGAAGCCATTATTTCCGGAACCCAGGAATTTTTTGATGAAATGAAAGGTTATGGGGTGAATATCCATTACCTGGGAGGTGAAACCGCTGATGTGGGTGACGTGGTCAGGACCATTGCCGTAAACGGCACCATGACTGCCCGCTGGCCGAAGAATAAGTTGGTGACCAATGACAAGATAGGGGTGGGCGATGTGATTGTTGGTTTTGCCAGTTTTGGCCAGGCTGTTTATGAAAAAGCCTATAATAGTGGCCTCGGCAGCAATGGATTGACCAGCGCCCGTCACGATGCCTTGCATAAATCCTATGGCCAGGGTTTCCCTGAGTCCTACGACACCGGTCTGGATGATAAAGTGGTATATATCGGTCCCCACAAAATGACCGATCCTATTGAGGTGGAAGGGTTTGGAGCTATTGACATGGGGCATTTGCTCCTGAGCCCAACCCGCACCTACGCCCCCCTGATGAAAGTGTTGCTGCAGGAATACTTTGACGATATCCACGGATTGGTGCATGCCAGCGGCGGTGGCCAGACCAAATGCCTGAAGTACCTGCCCGGTAAGTTTAAGATCATCAAGGATAACCTTTTCCAGCCCCCGGTAATCTTTAACCTGCTGAAGGCGGCATCTGGGTCAGATTGGAGGGAAATGTACCAGGTATTCAATATGGGCCAGCGACTGGAAGTCTTCACCAGTGCAGAAAAGGCTGAAAAGCTGATCGAAGCTGGTAAGGCCCTGGGTATCGAGGGTAGGGTGATCGGCCGGGTAGAAGCAGGTGAGAAGAAGGAATTGGTCCTGACCGCAGCGGACGGTTCGGTAGTAACTTATTAA